A portion of the Esox lucius isolate fEsoLuc1 chromosome 20, fEsoLuc1.pri, whole genome shotgun sequence genome contains these proteins:
- the si:dkey-69o16.5 gene encoding alpha-aspartyl dipeptidase isoform X2 encodes MKRRLLLVSNSTLHGGGYLEHCQQQIKDFFGHGVKRVLFIPYALHNRDAYAKTARDKFKTLGYEVDSIHEASDPVKAVREAQGIFIGGGNTFRLLKSLYDNSLVSEIKKRVLQDGVPYMGSSAGTNVSTVSIHTTNDMPIVYPPSFAALGLVPFNINPHYLDPDPHSRHMGETREQRITQFHEEPDTPPVLGLREGSLLLVEGNRATLLGTCKARLFTRGNPTTEYETGSDLSFLLTDRQ; translated from the exons atgaagaggagaCTCCTGCTCGTGTCCAACTCAACGCTTCACGGGGGAGGATATCTGGAACATTGTCAGCAACAGATTAAAGACTTTTTCGGACA CGGTGTGAAGAGGGTTTTGTTCATCCCATATGCACTGCACAACAGAGATGCTTATGCAAAGACAGCTCGGGACAAGTTCAAAACCCTGG GGTATGAGGTGGACAGCATACATGAGGCATCAGACCCTGTGAAAGCAGTGAGGGAGGCTCAAGGCATTTTCATAG GTGGGGGCAACACTTTCCGTCTGCTGAAAAGTCTGTATGATAACAGCCTTGTATCTGAGATCAAAAAGAGGGTTCTACAG GACGGAGTGCCCTACATGGGCTCCAGCGCCGGCACCAACGTCTCCACTGTCAGCATCCACACCACCAACGACATGCCCATCGTGTACCCGCCCTCCTTCGCTGCCCTGGGACTGGTGCCCTTCAACATCAACCCCCACTACCTGGACCCTGACCCCCACAGCAGACACATGGGT GAGACGCGGGAGCAGAGGATCACCCAATTCCACGAGGAGCCAGACACGCCACCTGTTCTG ggATTGAGAGAGGGATCTCTGCTGCTTGTGGAAGGAAACAGGGCTACTCTACTGGGAACCTGCAAGGCCAGACTCTTTActag GGGGAATCCAACAACCGAATATGAGACTGGCAGTGACCTCAGCTTcttgctgacagacagacagtga
- the si:dkey-69o16.5 gene encoding alpha-aspartyl dipeptidase isoform X1, whose amino-acid sequence MTNRLRVEEMKRRLLLVSNSTLHGGGYLEHCQQQIKDFFGHGVKRVLFIPYALHNRDAYAKTARDKFKTLGYEVDSIHEASDPVKAVREAQGIFIGGGNTFRLLKSLYDNSLVSEIKKRVLQDGVPYMGSSAGTNVSTVSIHTTNDMPIVYPPSFAALGLVPFNINPHYLDPDPHSRHMGETREQRITQFHEEPDTPPVLGLREGSLLLVEGNRATLLGTCKARLFTRGNPTTEYETGSDLSFLLTDRQ is encoded by the exons ATGACGAATCGCCTAAG GGTCgaagagatgaagaggagaCTCCTGCTCGTGTCCAACTCAACGCTTCACGGGGGAGGATATCTGGAACATTGTCAGCAACAGATTAAAGACTTTTTCGGACA CGGTGTGAAGAGGGTTTTGTTCATCCCATATGCACTGCACAACAGAGATGCTTATGCAAAGACAGCTCGGGACAAGTTCAAAACCCTGG GGTATGAGGTGGACAGCATACATGAGGCATCAGACCCTGTGAAAGCAGTGAGGGAGGCTCAAGGCATTTTCATAG GTGGGGGCAACACTTTCCGTCTGCTGAAAAGTCTGTATGATAACAGCCTTGTATCTGAGATCAAAAAGAGGGTTCTACAG GACGGAGTGCCCTACATGGGCTCCAGCGCCGGCACCAACGTCTCCACTGTCAGCATCCACACCACCAACGACATGCCCATCGTGTACCCGCCCTCCTTCGCTGCCCTGGGACTGGTGCCCTTCAACATCAACCCCCACTACCTGGACCCTGACCCCCACAGCAGACACATGGGT GAGACGCGGGAGCAGAGGATCACCCAATTCCACGAGGAGCCAGACACGCCACCTGTTCTG ggATTGAGAGAGGGATCTCTGCTGCTTGTGGAAGGAAACAGGGCTACTCTACTGGGAACCTGCAAGGCCAGACTCTTTActag GGGGAATCCAACAACCGAATATGAGACTGGCAGTGACCTCAGCTTcttgctgacagacagacagtga